CACCGGGTTGATCGGGACGCTCTTTAATGGGCCTTTCGGCTTGAATGGTCGGGATTTCCTGTGGGGTCTCACCAGAGGAGCCCCCCATCGTGTTGATCAAAATGCCCGCAATCACGGCCACAATGAGCAAGCCCACGATGATCAAAAGACGACGCGGCGTCAGAAGCGGCGAAGAGGTACTGCGGCGACCATAGTCCGAGCGCACAGGACGCTGCGCGAACAATTCATGCGGTGATTGTCTCGTCATTCTTCATCTCCTCTAAAGCCTCACACCCCATCACGGCAAGGCCGCTGGCTAAAACCGTTTGCACCGCTTTGACAAGCGCCATCTTTTTTGAAGCACTTTCGTTAATTTATTGAGAATCAACGTATGATTTTAGCCAGTATGATACATTTCCTGTAGTATGAAAGTATTTCTTTAATCAAAGATATGCTATAATACTATTTTCCATAAGACCAAAACATGGTTTTACAAAAAGAAATTAGTAAGGGGATTCCCATGAAACAGCACCATAAACTTTTTAAAGCTTTTTTAGCAGCCTCCCTTTTAGTAACCGGAGCCGCAGCACACAATACTGCCAGTGCCGAGGAAGGAAAAAGCTTTCAAAATTCCTATGCTGGGCGACTTAACACACCTGAAATCGCAACAATGATAAAACTGGGCGACGAACGAGGCGATCCCATTTTGGTTGTGATAAGAAAAATCACAAAGATCCCCGAACAGTCCTATGACCAACCCGACATTGAGTACACAGCTGCGATCGTTAAGGACAACAAAATTATAGAACAGTATAACAACGTTGGGGTGGATCGTGTGCGCAGCAGTTTTGATTCGCTACCCTTACCCGATGGAACAGTCAAGAAAGTACCAGCCTATGGCAGCTATGAAATTCCCAATTTTAATTTCTTCGGCACAACGTGCGCGGCTTCTTCGTTTAATACCAATCTTGAAGATCAGCCTTTTCTGAATCTTTACGGCTGCGACGGCAAGGGGTTGGTCAAGGATAAAAACGGACAATTTGGCGTTAAGGTCATCTATGATACTTCAGCCGATAAGCCCCCGACCCGCCCCACAGGAGAAGCCAAAAAAGTTTGGGAACTCGTTATAAAGAATCACTAACGGTCTCGTCATTCTTCATCTCCTCTAAAGCCTCACACCCCATCACGGCAAGGCCGCTGGCTAAAACCGTTTGCACCGCTTTGACAAGCGCCATTTTGGTGCGCGTCAGATTGGGTTGATCCGTCATGATAAAACGCAGGGCGGCGTTGTCGTTGCCCTTATTCCAAAAGCCATGGAACGCCGCCGCCATTTCCAGAAGGAAAAAGGCGATGCGATGCGGCTCTTGCGCGATCGCCGCCGCCTCAACCGCACGCGGCCACCCCGCCAAGGCGCGGATCAGCGCGATTTCCTCTGGCGCGGCAACGGCGCTTATATCCAGTTTGGCAAGCGCCTGCGCCGAAAGATCCATCCCCTCCATCATCGTCGCCGCATTGCGTAGAACCGAACAACACCGCGCATGCGCATACTGCACATAAAACACGGGGTTATCGCGCGTCGTTTCCACGACTTTGGCAAAGTCAAACTCCAACTCAGAATCCGGCGCACGGGTCAGCATGAAAAAACGCACCGCGCCGACGCCGACTTGCTCCACCATCTCGCGCAGCGTAATCAGATTGCCCGAACGCTTGGACAGTTTGACGGGCACACCATTCTTATAGATTTTGACGATGTTGTTAAAAATAACCTCTAACCGCGCCGTACCGCCAGAAAAAGCGGCCACGCAAGGCCGCAACCTCTCCAGATAGCCGCCGTGGTCCGTTCCCAGAATGTTGATCATGTACTGAAAGCCGCGCTGCACTTTGTCATAGTGATAGGCCATGTCAGGCATCACATACGCCCACGTTCCATCGCGCTTTTTAAGGGGACGATCCACATCATCGCCAAACTGGCTAGAGCGGAACAGCGTGAGGGGCACAGGCTCCCAATCCGCCATTTCCTTGCCGCGCGGTGGCGGCAACGTGCCAACATAGATCAGGCCTTTTTCATCCAAAATCTTATAGACCTTGTCCAGCGTTCCATTCTCAACGATCACGCGCTCATTCGTAAACACGTCGTGCTTGATACCAATCAGCGCCAAATCTTCCTTGATCACCTCAATCATATAATCGCAAGCAAAGCGCCTTACGGGCGTAAGCCATTCCTCTTCGGGCTTGCCCAGCCATTTATCGCCATCGCGCTTGACGAGCGCCGCCGCGACTTCTTTCAAATACTCACCCGGATAAAAGCCTTCGGGGATCGCGCCGATGTCCTCGCCCAAAGCCTCGCGATAGCGCAAATGCGTCGTCTTGGCGAGAACGTCAATCTGTGTCCCCGCGTCGTTCATGTAGTATTCACGCGTCACGTCATAGCCCGCCTTGGCGAGAAGACGGCACAGCGTATCGCCCAGCACCGCGCCGCGCACATGCCCTGCATGCATGGGGCCCGTGGGGTTGGCAGAAACAAACTCGACATTCACCTTTTGCTTTTGGCCCAGATCGCTGTCGCCATAGGCAAGGCCAGCAGTCAGAATCTCTTTGACCTCGCCCTGCCACGCCTCTGGCTTCAAACGCAGATTGATAAACCCAGGCCCTGCAATAGCCGTGCTGGCCACCATCGGCAACGCTTCCAGCTTGGCCTTGATCATCTCGGCAATGACGCGAGGCGGCTTACCCGCCAGCTTGGTCAGGGTCATGGCCACGTTTGTCGCCATATCGCCATGAGCGGGATCGCGCGGCGGCTCCACCACAAAGGCGGGCACAGGCGCGGAAAGCGTCAAAGCACCCTCTTTGATCAACTGGCTGACAATTTCACCAACAGACGCTTGAACAGTTTTAAAAAGTGGCACGGAAAAGACTCCCCTCAATGGACAAAATTAAACAACGATAGTCATGCTTTCGCGATATCGTCGGAGGGCAAGATGGGATGACATGGGAAACAATTCCGTTAAACTGTTGGCGTTAAAGAACCTTACCCCACCTTGTTGGCCTTATTCAAGGTGTTATGCGGCTCCCTCCCCCCTTGTTATTTCCATTTTGTTTTTCCTCGGGCTGGTATAGGCTCCCTTACTGACTTAACCATGTTCAATCAACGGAGAAAACGATGCGAGCGCTTTTACTTGCCGCCATGGCCGCCTTTCTGATGATCCCCCCCGCTTTCGCCCAAACAAGCGAAGACCTTTTGACGCAACCAGAGCAAGCTGTTGTCGCCCCCGCTGCGGCGGAGCAAGCCGTCACCCCCGCCGCGCCCACGGCCAAAGCGGCCAAAGTCGCCCATAAAAAAGAGGTAAAGGCGACGAAAAAGGCGGCGCATAAAGCCCATAAAAAGCATCAAAAGGCCATGAAAAAGGCCTCAAAAAAGACCCCTAAAATGGCCGCTAAAAAATGCGCTAAGGCTGCCTCGGCAAGACATGACTATGTCTATAGCCCCAAGACGGCCAGAAGAGCCCCTACTCACAATAATCGCTATGTTCCAGCCGAGCAGGAAGAAACAACAACTGAGGTTGAACAGGGCAATTCCGTCACAACCTCTGGCAGCGGCGCACCCCTCTATTCAACCAACGGCTCGCTCGTCACGTTTGGCAAGTAAGCCTGACCTTTTGCACGACATCAAAGCGTCATGTCCCTTTTCACGGGCATGGCGCTTTTTTTGATCTTCCTTAATAAGGTTAAAACTAGACCCGCCCCCCGTCATCCTCTATAACCCCCTTTTTTAGGCTCTTAAGGACGGATCACAACCATGGGTTTCAATTGCGGTATTGTCGGGCTGCCGAATGTCGGCAAGTCAACGCTTTTTAACGCGCTTACTGCCACGGCGGCGGCGCAGGCGGCCAACTATCCCTTTTGCACGATTGAGCCAAACGTCGGTCGCGTCGGCGTACCGGATCCGCGACTGGACAAGCTGGCCTCTATCGCAGGATCGGCCAAAATCATCCCCACACAGCTGGAGTTCGTGGACATCGCGGGCCTTGTGCGCGGCGCGGCCAAAGGCGAAGGCCTTGGCAACAAGTTCCTTGCCCACATCCGCGAGGTGGACGCGATCATTCATGTGCTGCGTTGCTTTGAAGATGGTGATGTCACGCACGTCGAAAACTCTATCGATCCCATCCGCGACGCCGAAACGGTTGAGACGGAACTCATGCTTGCGGATATGGAGAGCCTTGAAAACCGCGTCTATAAAGCGCAAAAACTCGCCAAAAGCGGCGATCAGGATTCCAAAGATCAGCTGGCGGTTATGGAGCCCGCGCTTAAGCTTTTGCAAGACGGCAAGCCCGCGCGTGAGCTGTTCAAGACGCTGCCGCCCGATCAGGCCGTGATCCTCAAGCGCCTGCAACTGGTCACCGCTAAGCCCGTTTTGTACATTGCTAATGTCGCGGAATCCGATGCGGCCACAGGCAACGCACTATCCGAAAAAGTCGCCACCAAGGCCAAGGCCGAAGGCACGCAAAGCGTCGTGATCGCGGCGGCCATCGAAGCCGAGGTTTCGGTTCTTGCCAGCGATGACGACAAGAAGGAGTTTTTGGATGCGCTGGGTCTTGAAGAAGCGGGACTGAACAAGATCATCCGCGCAGGCTATAAAAGCCTAAACCTCCTCACCTTCTTTACCGTCGGACCTAAGGAAGCACGGGCGTGGACAGTGCGCAAAGGCTCCACCGCCCCCAACGCCGCAGGCGTGATCCACACGGATTTTGAGCGCGGCTTTATCAAGGCCGAGACCATCGATTTCGAAAGCTTTGTGACCTGCGGCGGCGAGTCCGGCGCACGCGAAGCGGGCAAACTGCGCCAAGAAG
This genomic window from Bdellovibrionales bacterium contains:
- a CDS encoding DALR anticodon-binding domain-containing protein, producing the protein MNESASKKMALVKAVQTVLASGLAVMGCEALEEMKNDETITA
- the ychF gene encoding redox-regulated ATPase YchF — protein: MGFNCGIVGLPNVGKSTLFNALTATAAAQAANYPFCTIEPNVGRVGVPDPRLDKLASIAGSAKIIPTQLEFVDIAGLVRGAAKGEGLGNKFLAHIREVDAIIHVLRCFEDGDVTHVENSIDPIRDAETVETELMLADMESLENRVYKAQKLAKSGDQDSKDQLAVMEPALKLLQDGKPARELFKTLPPDQAVILKRLQLVTAKPVLYIANVAESDAATGNALSEKVATKAKAEGTQSVVIAAAIEAEVSVLASDDDKKEFLDALGLEEAGLNKIIRAGYKSLNLLTFFTVGPKEARAWTVRKGSTAPNAAGVIHTDFERGFIKAETIDFESFVTCGGESGAREAGKLRQEGKEYIVQDGDIFHFRFNV
- the argS gene encoding arginine--tRNA ligase, with product MPLFKTVQASVGEIVSQLIKEGALTLSAPVPAFVVEPPRDPAHGDMATNVAMTLTKLAGKPPRVIAEMIKAKLEALPMVASTAIAGPGFINLRLKPEAWQGEVKEILTAGLAYGDSDLGQKQKVNVEFVSANPTGPMHAGHVRGAVLGDTLCRLLAKAGYDVTREYYMNDAGTQIDVLAKTTHLRYREALGEDIGAIPEGFYPGEYLKEVAAALVKRDGDKWLGKPEEEWLTPVRRFACDYMIEVIKEDLALIGIKHDVFTNERVIVENGTLDKVYKILDEKGLIYVGTLPPPRGKEMADWEPVPLTLFRSSQFGDDVDRPLKKRDGTWAYVMPDMAYHYDKVQRGFQYMINILGTDHGGYLERLRPCVAAFSGGTARLEVIFNNIVKIYKNGVPVKLSKRSGNLITLREMVEQVGVGAVRFFMLTRAPDSELEFDFAKVVETTRDNPVFYVQYAHARCCSVLRNAATMMEGMDLSAQALAKLDISAVAAPEEIALIRALAGWPRAVEAAAIAQEPHRIAFFLLEMAAAFHGFWNKGNDNAALRFIMTDQPNLTRTKMALVKAVQTVLASGLAVMGCEALEEMKNDETVSDSL